A stretch of the Mastacembelus armatus unplaced genomic scaffold, fMasArm1.2, whole genome shotgun sequence genome encodes the following:
- the LOC113140227 gene encoding acylphosphatase-2-like isoform X2 codes for MVRQYTEDEGRSLGLSGWVKNTRQGTVIGQIQGPQDKVDTMKNWLKNIGSPSSRIDRAVFSNQRDISKLEIRGFSTRY; via the exons ATGGTGCGTCAGTACACGGAGGATGAAGGCCGCAGTCTCGGATTGAGCGGCTGGGTGAAGAACACCAGACAGGGGACTGTGATTGGTCAAATCCAGGGACCTCAGGACAAAGTTGACACCAT GAAGAACTGGCTGAAGAACATCGGCAGTCCGAGTTCTCGAATTGATCGAGCTGTTTTCTCTAACCAGAGAGACATTTCTAAACTGGAGATCCGTGGCTTTTCTACTCGCTACTGA